The genomic segment ATGTTTGTTTTGCAGCGAGCCATTAATAGAGGCAGCACGTAACCCAAGCAGCAAGCGTGGCCCCACCAAGCTCCTTTCCTGCCCAGGAACTGTACTCGGAATCTCTGCACCAAGGCGCcagagctttgaactgtgtctgtgagcatctgtgctttatctcattttatcgTGTGCGCTCATTATTAGCAAGATGTGTTCTAAaatatcagaaaagcctaagaaaggttattttggggttttttttccatataaatacaTGGTAATTCCTTTTTCACTTTACATCATTTCAGCTTCTGAAAGATTCCATAGGAAGGTTCTACTTTCAGATGGCCAGAGAAACCTGTCCTGTTGTCTAGGAAAGAGTTAAGACTCAGTGGGAAAGATTCTAGAACTTTTCTGGTTTGGGATacaacttatatttatttatttgtaatagtttgaTATATTTTGTGTAATGTGGTTATGTCTAAAGATTCCAAATAAGAAGCTTCCTACTTTGGTAATGCCTCTAGGCTTTACTCTTTCTGTAAACCTTCTTGTTCAGCCATGTTGATCTTTTCACTAACTGCTGATGGAAGGTTTATTCTCACTTTTGGAAACGTGATAATGTGGCTCTTTTCCTTGTCAGTCTTACCCTTGTGTTGACAGAATTCCAAAAGAGAAAACGATGCATTCTAATTAAGATAATTCAAGGAGGACGTATTTACAAAAATACTCATAATAAAGGCGTTGGACGTGTATAGACAAACCACAAGGATAATGCAGTTATCTGGAGGTAGCAGCATCAGAAGGAAGAGAGGTATCAGAACCAGGAGAGTTTTGTAGAGCCCCCTGCCTGAAGAGAATGGTCTTCCATTGAGAAACATGGCCAGTCCAAGCTGACCTAGAGGGAGGGAATTAGGGGAATGAATATCCTGATTTCACTATGCTGCCTCCTTCTGATCTCCTCTCATGGCTCCCCATTGGCATAACACAATCAGAAACCAGAGGGCATAGGAGCCTACTGATGTAGTATACCTcctggggcagagagcagagtggAGGAAAGTAGGCAGTGAGCCCAGAGGGACAAATGGTTGACATCTGGCGCGGCCGTCTTTTAGAATACAGTATACGTCTTACCTCTTCAAAAACCTTTTGCTTACTTTCCTAGACCAAAACTAGCTTTTCGGTTTGTTAGGATTTGGTCATTGACTGTTGCCTTCTGTTTTACTTTGTGTACTGTTGTTACAGTATATAAAAGCTGTTAACTTCTTTTTAACTTCTAAACATGTTTGTCCTATCTATTCAACTCCGTTTTAAACCATTAGTactgtgatttaaaatttttttccatactgtttttgtaaaaaatgtttatctatttttgagagagagagcacaagcaggggaagggcagagagagagggagacacagaatccgaagcagactccaggctctgagctgtcagcacagagcccgactcaggacttgaactcatgagctgtgagatcacatcctgaaccaaagtccgacagttaaccggctgagccacccaggcaccctgacacaTAACCattttttctgtaactttttagTATGAaaagttgtaaatatttacacaAGTAGAAAGAATAGTGTAAGGAACTCCTAGATACTTATTACTAAACTTTAATTACAAAATTTGCTATTCTTGCTTTATTCCTACCCTCTCCACCCACCCTGACCATGTACTTGTATTGATCACGTGAAGGCCATCGATAGTATGCCGATGATCATAATCTGTGTTGTCGTCATTATTGAGCCACTGGGATTGTGTTTGTACCCTTATTttcatctctctgtcttttttttttccaaataaattttacttCACTTGACATAGGATCCCGTATATATGCACATTGGTGGCCTAAGAGaaatttttgtgaaaatttaaaGAGTTGGCCTTAAGGTCACAGGCCTTCCTCCCTGTGTATACTTTATTATGAACTGTTCATCTAACCCTTTCTAAGAGagacttttgttttaatgagattTAACTCATATATCGATTCTGCCATGTGGACCCAAACTGGTTTTTCAGGTGTTTCTTGATGTATTTTATGTTGTCATATCTGTTTTATAGCTGCCATTTCTGTACTTATCCCCAAATGTATGCAGCCTCTAAAATGAGATACTTACATAAATGTTCAGGGAAAATTGGAGCATCTGCTGCAAATTTCCATTAGCTCTTAATGCCTGAGCAGACACAGCTTTTCAAATCTGAATGTTTTGTCAGTTTCGTttgtattagtttttttcttgagataacttgaactcctcctcctcttcattccACACTCTTTTTAAGGTGTGCACTGAAATATCCACAGGGAGTAGTTGCACTGCTCTCTTTCCTATTCTGTCATTAGGTAAAAGAGGGACCACGTGAGTCACCTTTGTAACCCTGTGGGTACGCAAAGTCTGTTGAGCAAATCTTCACTCGTTAACCTGCGGACTATCAATCAGCCTATATGGATGTCATATTTCGTGGAGGAGGAGACCTTAGATCTACAGTAGACCACCAAATCTTGGGCAAGAAATTGAATGTTCAAGGATTTCTGTTATTAACAATGATTTAACGAATTCCCATTTAACAATTgaactgaaagaaataaagcCTTAAGTGAATGGTCCTAAAGTGAAATCATTAGTCACAGAAACAGCCACAGCTCCCCTTGGCCAAAAAATTGTGGAATTCTCAGGCAATAAGGTGACTTAAGACGTCACAAAGGATTTTCCTAAAGAAACATGTTGTTCCCACACTGGTCCCTCTTTAGTGATTTAAGATTGAgtgtagagatttaaaaatactgttttttctgtttgagaaagatggagaggaaCTACATAGTCTTTTGAGAGGTAATGACCTCAGGTTGTTTAGAGAAGAGAGCGGCTAAAGGGCCGCAGTCACCCAGACTTCTAGGTCTGTGGGAGCTGGGGTAGTGGTCATCGTTGTAATGGCTGTTGGGTGCATTCCCTGCCACGAGCGCAGTTGGACACGGAAAAGAAACGAAAGCTGATCCCATTGGACAGAGTAtcaagaaggagggaagaagcagTACTAAAGCCGAGagtaaaatgtttgcatttttgcCTGATGTGGCCCTAGATATAGAAAGTTTGTGTGCcagaaagagcagaaaataagaggaaaagctCTAACTGCTGCCAAGAGTAGATACGGGAGGGCTGGCACTGCAGCTGGTCAGAGTGCTGGTAGGTCCAGCAGGAGTTCGGTGTGATCTTGGCAGGGGCTCAAGGGCCCTTCCATGTTGATTCAGCCACCTGGGGGGAGGGAAGCCATGATTCACCTCCTAAAATAAGAATTCAGAGCCTGTGATTGAGGTTTAAGAATAGTATGGTCTTTGGTCTATAGCTGGTGCCACTAAAAATTTTGCTGGCATTTATTGAATGTTGTGAGTAAGACTCCAGAATGCACCtaaaatgtggaaaaacaaaacttgttgCTGGAAAAAAGCCTAAACTGAAAAATGTGATCCAAGTCAACAAATTAATCTCACTTTGAGCCAAAGGAAATGTTTGAAATGAAAGTACTGCCAGGAAATAGAGGATTCAAGATTTAGGGAGAAAGATATTGtgagtattttttgttttgtgacttCCTTGGCTGTAATGCATTGCTGGAACTTACAGAGAACCCCTTTTAAGGACTCTGAATATTTAGACCTGAAACACAACTAGAATGTCaggtctttttccttctctgatgcCCCTTTCcctttcaggaaaatgaaattacataTATTCGTGCATGAGTAATAGTTGACCACTAATATGGCCTCTAGGAAAAAACCACAGCGTTGTTTGTGGTTTGTCTTCAGGGAAATCAATCAAAGGAAGTAAAAGAAGGAACTGGATCATTGCTTTTATGTAGTTTCGTTTGCATCATACTTCTCAAAATTCACTCTGCCATTTACAAGAGGTTACCAGACTATCTTTTCATAACTCCAAAGATTTGgagtgaaaaaaacaaatttatgattttaataataaGACTATAATTATTTTTGATGTAAGTAGTTGTCTCCCAAGAATTGTGTCAGTCATGTgtcagttttgtttgttggttttgtgGTAACTTGAGGTGGTTCCACATACCCTGGGAATGCTTGTGTCCCTTCAGTCAAGGAATAGCagtcctgtttttttgttttttgtgtttttttggcaTTGCACAAAAGAGAGGGCATACTAATTGGGTCCAGCTAGATGTCTGggggaaagaaagtgaagaaaaaaggaTATGCATATTGTTTAAAGtcatttccaaagaaagaaatagatgGAAAGATCATCCTCAGTCTTGATAGGGGATGACAGTCTCTAGAGAAGTTCCAAGCAGTTTAAGTCTCTGCtggggatacaggtatgctgatAATGGAGCTCCCAGGTTAGAAAATAACTGAGATTAGCTTAAACTCTAAGAGTAGCTCAGGTTTCCTATAATTGCATTCTTATAATACCTCTAACccaatatttctttctgttgtataTTATCCTTTCTAGATATGGAAGAAAGCAGCAGTGTTGCCATGTTGGTGCCAGATATTGGGGAACAGGAAGCTATATTGACTGCTGAAACTGTCATCAGTTCATCACTGGAAAttgatgaacaaagaaaagttaaaacagATCCATTGATCCATGTTATCCAGAAGTTAAGCAAGATAGTAGAACATGAAAAGTCACAAAAATGTCTTTTGATCGGGAAAAAACGCTCACGTTCAAGTGCTGCAACGCACTCTCTTGAAACCCAAGAACTTTGTGAGATTCCAGCGAAAGTAACCCAGTCCCCTGCTGGGATCAGAAGGGCTGAGATGTCTCAGATACATTTTACCCCTGGCTCTCTTGCCCAGAACGATGGGAAGACTATGTCTTACCAGTGTAGCCTTTGCAAGTTTCTGTCATCATCGTTTTCTGTGTTAAAAGATCATATCAAGCAGCATGGTCAGCAAAATGAAGTGATATTAATGTGCTCAGAGTGCCACATTACATCTAAAAGCCAAGAGGAACTTGAAGCTCACGTGGTAAATGACCACGAAAACGATGCCAACAGTCACACTCAATCCAAAGCCCAGCAGTGTGTAAGCCCCTCCAACTCTTTGTGTCAGAGGCCCACAGAAAGAAACCATGAACCCATTTCTGATGTCCAAGTGAGTGTGGACAGTGCGCAAACGCACGCTGCCCAAAACACACCCGTGGCAGAAATGGGTAAGAGGAAATGGTATGCGTATGAACAGTATGGCATGTACCGATGCTTGTTTTGTAGTTACACCTGTGGCCAGCAGAGAATGTTGAAAACACATGCTTGGAAACATGCTGGGGAGGTTGACTGCTCCTATCCgatctttgaaaatgaaaatgagccCCTAGGCCTGCTGGATTCTTCAGTGGCTGCTGAACCTGGTGGGGTGGATGCAGTCGTCATTGCTATTGGAGACAACGAACTGAGTATCCACAATGGGCCTTCAGTACAAGTACAGATTTGCAGCTCAGAACCGTTATCCTCTTCGTCTCCTTTAGGACAGAGTGCAGAAGGTGGAGTTCATCTGACCCAGTCAGTTACCCTTGACCCCAGTGAGGAAGAGATGCTAGAGGTGATATCTGATGTGGAGGAGAACCTGATCGCTGATAGTCTGCTTTCATCCGCACAGAAAATCATTAGTAGTAGTCCCAATAAAAAAGGTCACGTTAACGTGATAGTAGAACGTTTGCCAAGTGCTGAAGAAACTCTTTCACAGAAACATTTCCTCATGAATGCTGAAATCGAAGAGGGAAAAAACCTGAGCCCGACAGAATCCCAGATTGGGGGTGAAGGAAGAGATGGAGTTTATCATGCTGATAAATGTACTGTTGATATTGGGGGGCTGATCATAGGCTGGAGCAATCCAGAGAAGAAAGACAGTGAGTTAATAACCAAAGGACTGGCTACTGATGAGAATGCCCCACCAGGCCGAAGAAGGACAAATTCTGAGTCTCTCCGACTACACTCGTTAGCTGCAGAAGCCCTCGTCACAATGCCCATAAGAGCTGCAGAACTGACAAGGGCCAACCTTGGGCACTACGGGAATATAAACCTTTTAGATCCAGATACCGGACAAAGGCAAGTGGACAGTACGTTGGCGGCTTATTCTAAAATGATGTCGCCACTTAAAAACTCTTCAGATGGATTAACTGGTTTTGACCAAAGCAACTCTACGTTGGTAGCACTCCCAGAGGGTAGGCAGGAGTTGTCAGATGGGCAAGTGAAGACGGGTATCAGCATGTCCTTACTGACTGTGATCGAAAAGTTGAGGGAAAGGACAGACCAAAATGCTTCCGACGATGACATTTTGAAAGAGCTGCAGGACAACGCCCAGTGCCAACCCAACAGTGACGCAGGTTTATCGGGAAGCAACGTGGTGGAATACATCCCTAATGCTGATCGACCCTACCGCTGCCGCCTGTGTCACTACGCAAGTGGTAACAAGGGCTACATCAAGCAGCACTTGCGGGTCCATCGACAGAGACAGCCCTATCAGTGTCCTATCTGTGAGCACATAGCTGACGACAGCAAAGATTTGGAGAACCACATGATCAACCACTGCAAAACAAGAATATACCAGTGCAAGCAGTGTGAAGAGTCGTTTCATTATAAGGTAAGCATCGGTTCGTGAAATCGTTCGGAGAACCTTAGGCTTTTTAGAGCAAAGAGGGAACTTGGCAGAGAGTCCAGccatctcattttatagataaggaaactgaggtgagGCCTAGGAAAGTTTGGCAATTTGCCCAGGGGATCCCAACTAATTAGTATTAAAATTGGGACTGAAATCTAGGTCATCAGGATTGGTGTAGGATTGTTTTCCCGCCAGCTTCCTCCTTAACAGTGTCTGTGTTTATCGCTTGTAGTGTTTTAGcatgtatatctttttttaaacgtGTTGATTTTAAATTGCGAGGTAATTTCAAGAGAATGTACAGGGGAAGGACTTAACAGTTGATTTACCCAGATGTAATCCTACATCGATGCAAACAAACTCCATCTTCCATGTCCCCAAAATGCAGGTTGCTCGCTTCAGCCACACAACAGCCAACAGTAATCTGTGTCCTTGCGAGAGGGAAAGTGTGCTATGTTGGACTTCATGACAGACAGTAAAGTGGAAATAGAGCCACATGTGTTTAATGGGCAGTTTAAGGGACTGTAAGGATTTTGACCGTGATTTTCATCCTATGTACTACCTTAAAACCAACAACCAGCATGAAATGCTGTTTTCCTAAAGGAAACAGGATTCATTGAATCATTAGTTTAGAACTTTTCTTCTCCAGTGTTGCCAGTTGACTGTCtggagggcaaaaaaaaaaaaaaaagaaaaaagtgtcctAAAAGGCTAACTGGGATGTAGACTTCTCTCAGCCTTTGAGTCTGAGATTCACTGCCTCCTTGGATTGCCCTCATGGTGTTCTGACGTGGCCTCAGGCTGCTAGACAAGCAGCACATCCAAATGGG from the Prionailurus viverrinus isolate Anna chromosome E2, UM_Priviv_1.0, whole genome shotgun sequence genome contains:
- the ZNF507 gene encoding zinc finger protein 507 isoform X1, yielding MRRGKAGEKREKSRERGGRGRGRGHGRAPSRPKEARGSSSRRPTADMEESSSVAMLVPDIGEQEAILTAETVISSSLEIDEQRKVKTDPLIHVIQKLSKIVEHEKSQKCLLIGKKRSRSSAATHSLETQELCEIPAKVTQSPAGIRRAEMSQIHFTPGSLAQNDGKTMSYQCSLCKFLSSSFSVLKDHIKQHGQQNEVILMCSECHITSKSQEELEAHVVNDHENDANSHTQSKAQQCVSPSNSLCQRPTERNHEPISDVQVSVDSAQTHAAQNTPVAEMGKRKWYAYEQYGMYRCLFCSYTCGQQRMLKTHAWKHAGEVDCSYPIFENENEPLGLLDSSVAAEPGGVDAVVIAIGDNELSIHNGPSVQVQICSSEPLSSSSPLGQSAEGGVHLTQSVTLDPSEEEMLEVISDVEENLIADSLLSSAQKIISSSPNKKGHVNVIVERLPSAEETLSQKHFLMNAEIEEGKNLSPTESQIGGEGRDGVYHADKCTVDIGGLIIGWSNPEKKDSELITKGLATDENAPPGRRRTNSESLRLHSLAAEALVTMPIRAAELTRANLGHYGNINLLDPDTGQRQVDSTLAAYSKMMSPLKNSSDGLTGFDQSNSTLVALPEGRQELSDGQVKTGISMSLLTVIEKLRERTDQNASDDDILKELQDNAQCQPNSDAGLSGSNVVEYIPNADRPYRCRLCHYASGNKGYIKQHLRVHRQRQPYQCPICEHIADDSKDLENHMINHCKTRIYQCKQCEESFHYKSQLRNHEREQHSLPDTLSVTASNESRISSDTADGKGVQEGSKSSVQKQYRCDVCDYTSTTYVGVRNHRRIHNSDKPYRCSLCGYVCSHPPSLKSHMWKHASDQNYNYEQVNKAINDAISQSGRVLGRSPGKMLLNSSEDRADRADPVTGSSENLVSASELISQAPGEVVGSNDNEKLSPTSNTSYSLEKNSSLAPPGMEYCVLLFCCCICGFESTSKENLLDHMKEHEGEIVNIILSKDHNTTLNTN
- the ZNF507 gene encoding zinc finger protein 507 isoform X2, which codes for MEESSSVAMLVPDIGEQEAILTAETVISSSLEIDEQRKVKTDPLIHVIQKLSKIVEHEKSQKCLLIGKKRSRSSAATHSLETQELCEIPAKVTQSPAGIRRAEMSQIHFTPGSLAQNDGKTMSYQCSLCKFLSSSFSVLKDHIKQHGQQNEVILMCSECHITSKSQEELEAHVVNDHENDANSHTQSKAQQCVSPSNSLCQRPTERNHEPISDVQVSVDSAQTHAAQNTPVAEMGKRKWYAYEQYGMYRCLFCSYTCGQQRMLKTHAWKHAGEVDCSYPIFENENEPLGLLDSSVAAEPGGVDAVVIAIGDNELSIHNGPSVQVQICSSEPLSSSSPLGQSAEGGVHLTQSVTLDPSEEEMLEVISDVEENLIADSLLSSAQKIISSSPNKKGHVNVIVERLPSAEETLSQKHFLMNAEIEEGKNLSPTESQIGGEGRDGVYHADKCTVDIGGLIIGWSNPEKKDSELITKGLATDENAPPGRRRTNSESLRLHSLAAEALVTMPIRAAELTRANLGHYGNINLLDPDTGQRQVDSTLAAYSKMMSPLKNSSDGLTGFDQSNSTLVALPEGRQELSDGQVKTGISMSLLTVIEKLRERTDQNASDDDILKELQDNAQCQPNSDAGLSGSNVVEYIPNADRPYRCRLCHYASGNKGYIKQHLRVHRQRQPYQCPICEHIADDSKDLENHMINHCKTRIYQCKQCEESFHYKSQLRNHEREQHSLPDTLSVTASNESRISSDTADGKGVQEGSKSSVQKQYRCDVCDYTSTTYVGVRNHRRIHNSDKPYRCSLCGYVCSHPPSLKSHMWKHASDQNYNYEQVNKAINDAISQSGRVLGRSPGKMLLNSSEDRADRADPVTGSSENLVSASELISQAPGEVVGSNDNEKLSPTSNTSYSLEKNSSLAPPGMEYCVLLFCCCICGFESTSKENLLDHMKEHEGEIVNIILSKDHNTTLNTN